A genomic stretch from Alteribacter keqinensis includes:
- the ilvN gene encoding acetolactate synthase small subunit: protein MKRIITALVQDRSGVLNRLTGLMQRRQFNIESISVGKTETEGISKMTFVVEIADSQKLEQLTKQLHKQIDVLKVSDITDKAIVARELALIKVVSNGHLINEMKGIIEPFRASIIDVSKDSLSIQVTGKPDKIEALIDLLRPYGIKEIARTGMTAFLRGQQPQVAELNSYSAMMK from the coding sequence ATGAAACGAATTATTACTGCACTCGTCCAGGATCGAAGTGGCGTTCTTAACCGTCTCACAGGACTGATGCAGCGAAGACAGTTCAATATCGAAAGCATATCTGTCGGCAAAACAGAAACAGAAGGAATCTCCAAAATGACCTTTGTCGTTGAAATTGCCGACTCCCAGAAGCTTGAACAGCTTACAAAACAGCTTCACAAGCAAATTGACGTGTTGAAAGTATCTGATATAACAGATAAAGCGATCGTGGCCCGGGAACTTGCCCTTATTAAAGTGGTAAGTAACGGACATCTCATAAACGAGATGAAAGGGATTATTGAACCGTTCAGAGCATCCATTATCGATGTCAGTAAAGACAGCCTTTCCATCCAGGTGACAGGAAAGCCGGATAAAATCGAGGCACTGATTGACCTCCTCCGCCCTTACGGAATCAAGGAGATTGCAAGAACCGGAATGACCGCCTTCCTCCGGGGCCAGCAGCCCCAGGTGGCAGAACTCAACTCCTACTCTGCAATGATGAAATAA
- the ilvC gene encoding ketol-acid reductoisomerase, giving the protein MAKVLYHNDIQEDLLKGKKVAVIGYGSQGHAHALNLKESGFDVVVGLRKGKSWDKAKEDGVQVATVAEATAQAEVVMVLLPDEHQPKVYEESIKPNLDEGNALVFAHGFNVHFNQVVPPSNVDVFLVAPKGPGHLVRRTYSEGAGVPALYGIEQDYTGQAKELALAYAKGIGAGRAGVLETSFQEETETDLFGEQAVLCGGLTSLVKAGFETLTEAGYQPEVAYFECLHELKLIVDLMYEGGLEGMRYSISDTAQWGDFVSGPRVVNAETKERMKEVLSDIQNGEFAKGWILENQVNRPQFNAVNKRESEHQIEKVGRELRELMPFVKAAQQPKKSKKEVVSNAPR; this is encoded by the coding sequence ATGGCAAAAGTACTTTATCATAACGACATTCAGGAAGATCTTCTAAAAGGAAAGAAAGTAGCAGTAATCGGATACGGATCACAGGGCCACGCCCACGCACTAAACTTAAAAGAATCCGGATTTGACGTCGTTGTAGGACTAAGAAAAGGAAAGTCATGGGACAAAGCAAAAGAAGACGGCGTTCAGGTGGCAACAGTAGCCGAAGCGACAGCACAGGCGGAGGTTGTAATGGTCCTTCTCCCTGACGAGCACCAGCCGAAAGTTTACGAGGAAAGCATCAAGCCAAACCTGGACGAAGGAAACGCTCTTGTTTTTGCACACGGATTTAACGTTCACTTTAACCAAGTCGTGCCTCCATCCAACGTTGACGTATTTCTTGTTGCACCAAAAGGACCGGGGCACCTCGTACGCCGCACGTACTCAGAAGGAGCCGGGGTACCTGCCCTTTACGGAATCGAGCAGGATTACACAGGTCAGGCAAAAGAACTGGCACTTGCCTACGCTAAAGGAATCGGAGCCGGGCGTGCAGGAGTTCTTGAGACCTCCTTCCAGGAAGAAACAGAAACAGACCTCTTCGGAGAGCAGGCTGTATTATGCGGCGGGCTGACAAGCCTTGTAAAAGCAGGGTTTGAAACGTTAACCGAAGCTGGATACCAGCCGGAAGTCGCTTACTTTGAATGTTTACACGAACTCAAACTTATCGTTGATCTCATGTACGAAGGCGGGCTTGAAGGCATGCGCTACTCCATCTCTGATACAGCTCAGTGGGGAGACTTCGTTTCAGGACCACGCGTTGTAAATGCAGAAACGAAAGAACGAATGAAAGAAGTACTCTCTGATATCCAAAACGGTGAATTTGCGAAAGGCTGGATCCTTGAGAACCAGGTTAACCGTCCGCAGTTCAACGCAGTCAATAAACGGGAAAGCGAACATCAGATTGAAAAAGTCGGCCGCGAGCTTCGTGAATTGATGCCATTTGTCAAAGCGGCACAGCAGCCTAAAAAATCCAAGAAGGAAGTGGTCTCGAATGCCCCACGTTAA